In a single window of the Biomphalaria glabrata chromosome 5, xgBioGlab47.1, whole genome shotgun sequence genome:
- the LOC106068925 gene encoding uncharacterized protein LOC106068925 produces MPRRPTETSVPEHLIVTHSGNDKSAPVVKKPMVNWNCAYPPVLFREVPCSYAKKDNPYYVSEGSFWDNWQVVTWAQHSHLPESARVLRQCRFNGQQLLKSDAVKLQNFGVVNGTEAIRAQEQIRQLTHSLDTAQTENNRRAVYNYTSILSGESLCPCYSVLSTLSTDTWVDNTFRISQLPLTDFNEITSDHPTPVPKQVYDFRLFPIF; encoded by the exons ATGCCACGCAGACCGACTGAAACTTCCGTACCAGAACATCTTATAGTGACCCACTCTGGAAATGACAAGTCTGCTCCAGTGGTCAAGAAACCTATGGTCAACTGGAACTGCGCCTACCCCCCTGTACTGTTTCGTGAGGTGCCATGCTCATATGCAAAGAAAGATAACCCTTATTATGTCAGCGAGGGTTCGTTTTGGGATAACTGGCAG GTTGTAACCTGGGCGCAACACAGCCATCTTCCAGAATCAGCCAGGGTACTGAGACAGTGTAGATTCAATGGGCAACAACTTCTGAAGTCAGACGCCGTCAAACTTCAA AATTTCGGTGTGGTGAATGGAACAGAAGCTATTAGAGCCCAAGAACAAATCAGACAGCTGACTCACAGTCTAGACACAGCACAAACTGAGAACAACAGAAGAGCAGTTTATAACTACACCTCAATTCTATCag gcgaAAGCTTGTGTCCTTGCTACAGCGTATTGTCCACATTGTCAACTGACACATGGGTAGACAACACATTTAGAATATCACAGCTTCCATTGACTGACTTTAATGAAATAACTTCAGACCACCCAACACCTGTACCCAAACAGGTTTATGATTTTAGATTGTTTCCcatattttaa
- the LOC106068926 gene encoding uncharacterized protein LOC106068926 isoform X1 has product MGFIYFINPFLIAITIISISCRVQGQDECFHGDLRPFDTINCSRTYELCEHGKWAKAMCVGTVFNTTNLRCVPYSHTCPENGFLEKTFNGRKKRATDDCSRTFTCPKTITNMFIYPDWSNTACDSYVVCFREQTFVGSCKSDGYNYYNPRRLSCENIDSMSNTCLHRLSTDLSPLF; this is encoded by the exons AtgggttttatttattttattaacccTTTCTTAATAGCAATCACTATTATCAGTATTTCTTGTAGAGTTCAAGGCCAAG ATGAGTGTTTCCATGGCGACCTGAGACCCTTCGATACGATTAATTGTTCCCGGACATATGAATTGTGTGAACATGGCAAATGGGCGAAAGCAATGTGTGTGGGGACTGTGTTTAACACAACAAATCTAAGATGTGTACCTTACTCACATACTTGCCCAGAAAATG GATTTCTAGAAAAAACGTTCAATGGACGAAAGAAAAGAGCAACAGATG ACTGCAGCAGAACTTTTACTTGTCCCAAGACTATAACAAACATGTTTATCTACCCTGATTGGTCCAACACTGCATGTGACAG TTATGTTGTATGCTTCCGAGAACAGACATTTGTTGGATCCTGTAAGTCAGACGGATATAACTATTACAACCCCAGAAGACTCAGTTGTGAGAACATTGATTCTATGAGTAACACCTGCCTTCACCGACTGTCTACAGATTTATCTCCtctattttaa
- the LOC106068926 gene encoding uncharacterized protein LOC106068926 isoform X2, which yields MCVGTVFNTTNLRCVPYSHTCPENGFLEKTFNGRKKRATDDCSRTFTCPKTITNMFIYPDWSNTACDSYVVCFREQTFVGSCKSDGYNYYNPRRLSCENIDSMSNTCLHRLSTDLSPLF from the exons ATGTGTGTGGGGACTGTGTTTAACACAACAAATCTAAGATGTGTACCTTACTCACATACTTGCCCAGAAAATG GATTTCTAGAAAAAACGTTCAATGGACGAAAGAAAAGAGCAACAGATG ACTGCAGCAGAACTTTTACTTGTCCCAAGACTATAACAAACATGTTTATCTACCCTGATTGGTCCAACACTGCATGTGACAG TTATGTTGTATGCTTCCGAGAACAGACATTTGTTGGATCCTGTAAGTCAGACGGATATAACTATTACAACCCCAGAAGACTCAGTTGTGAGAACATTGATTCTATGAGTAACACCTGCCTTCACCGACTGTCTACAGATTTATCTCCtctattttaa